From a single Phaenicophaeus curvirostris isolate KB17595 chromosome 8, BPBGC_Pcur_1.0, whole genome shotgun sequence genomic region:
- the F3 gene encoding tissue factor, which translates to MLHCAAWAVLLGALLCRLAAAGNPELPTAVNITWSSINFKTILQWQPKPSGYFYTVEIHGQTSDTKKKCILTSETECDVTDVLRNVNETYTAHILSVPSSGMDNFEEPPFAVSEKFTPYSQTVLGKPEIKNYTQKGSELSVVFQDPLTPYTFPNGSFQSIRDIFQHDLEYKLYYWKDQSSGKKDATTKSHTFELSVDSAKNYCFFIQGTIPSRSENRNGQESAVFCTSIGRNILDEYGAEVFIIIAVIAIAVITLAVVLAVFLCKRKKAKAPREKEPLNGV; encoded by the exons ATGCTGCACTGCGCGGCCTGGGCCGTGCTGCTCGGAGCGCTGCTCTGCCGCCTGGCCGCCGCCG gCAATCCAGAACTACCAACAGCAGTTAATATAACTTGGTCTTCAATCAATTTTAAAACTATACTGCAGTGGCAACCGAAACCATCAGGTTACTTCTATACAGTAGAAATACACGG ACAGACATctgacactaaaaaaaaatgtatactgACATCAGAAACAGAGTGTGATGTCACTGATGTGCTAAGGAATGTAAATGAGACCTACACAGCACACATACTGTCTGTACCGTCCTCAGGGATGGATAACTTCGAAGAACCCCCTTTTGCAGTCTCTGAAAAATTTACTCCTTACAGTCAGA CTGTTCTAGGAAAGCCGGAGATAAAGAATTACACACAAAAAGGTTCCGAACTGAGTGTTGTGTTCCAAGATCCACTTACACCATATACATTTCCTAATGGAAGCTTTCAAAGTATTCGAGACATTTTCCAACACGACCTGGAATACAAACTCTATTACTGGAAAGATCAAAGTTCTGGAAAG AAAgatgcaacaacaaaaagccaTACGTTTGAATTAAGCGTTGACAGTGCAAAGAACTATTGCTTCTTCATACAGGGAACTATTCCCTCCCGCAGCGAAAATCGTAATGGTCAAGAAAGTGCGGTGTTTTGTACCAGTATAGGAAGAAATATCTTAGATG AATACGGAGCAGAAGTCTTTATTATCATAGCAGTGATAGCAATTGCAGTCATCACTCTTGCCGTTGTCCTAGCAGTGTTCCTGTGTAAACGCAAGAAGGCAAAAGCTCCAAGAGAGAAGGAACCGCTTAATGGTGTCTGA